From the Anguilla anguilla isolate fAngAng1 chromosome 6, fAngAng1.pri, whole genome shotgun sequence genome, one window contains:
- the LOC118230085 gene encoding myomegalin-like isoform X4 codes for MKETCRICARELLGNQRRWIFHPASKLDLRALLSYALGHQLTRDGRGEFACSKCVFMLTRMYRFDTVIARVEALSIGQLWRLLLEKDRLRQCIRGLYRRSNSDEPGEAPEIRIDGKADNFIPPDANYSTLLQRDCAYCVYESWAELEDQTLECTPSLLCHHPCLLRVSAQHSRRCRRCTPLRVADSDYEAVCKVPRKVARSVSCGPARYSSSSPGSHCGEAPIAAATIPTGSPTPCPGSALESLDMGVDDSREAQCWDSPTEEHADLALAQRVARECAYRPVPRLPGSRLPILGKPGSPGTGERATMSNPHFGTSNVQGPYKFPSRVDPASDLELPDLEELWHDAHAEYLPFHFRQNLIEEQQAQLNQYECAAGQCVSELQKAQLQVQSLQAKIHESETNNEKLQEKLCEMESELRSIRQAAQCQERTIQGLSESVSTKDSEAEELYRVIEGQNDTLCKLREMAQCSQLQQLQALEMGQEAGQNPAFGAEFLALQNSLFSTQLELEGSQRARRQMERQAADHIRARDRLHADLQEALQSLEKTEKHNQEMRCALQQARCELQVNEGQVKEKEGERQMEVEEREKTIRQLRISLKDKERLLEEYSELMDHSRDPSESRDTLLDKLRKRIKERDKALECSIDDKFHCLEEKEEEVRQLQLTLRDKERDMDRLRCVLTNNEDTITSLDRMVQGKDLELEQVSEAYRKLQWLKQEAEERHGRSLQERDAIIGQLQNSLQMRTKEVEELTASLVSKVSADSSEVVEKLRLHLQLKEHLFKEVLSDRAQQAQEHSTEVQELLSTISARDQYIKESAGRLRQAIGERMGELQEVRSQLIAREREVRELNLERERQDREPHLELEHLQSQLREKEALIQNLVEGREEPMVITTQGETAQGSCDATTRRQEVEAVEEELKLVLKKEKEAQLEVSTLRSALTSQEEEVCSLSGQVEALTASIHAKEDLIKDMQRHLVEPSDLPLVEELTNELQALREDRAQQDSTSTDRQQHLLDQLILEYGSLNAALRTEMKLYHSLTQTHGQGEGSWKTLQTELNSVQALRGQLEEVLARTRNAALAGEAAANPQPDFGELSTDEEGEEEEEEEEEEEEEEEEDGSSEFTDSIEEEDSKLTARTLATTMDSGVVCKQEDPRQGPEKRMLSQSAAVDGRGLAEWRVEVQQLLEQKRAVERELGELKAQLEKAGFASLSQMRTSLLNMQLENSELKKAAGHVTCRGWEQGVTGGLSSVSSGGVTTVTGKDNGIPGPEPTGAGEEAGPAQGKRGAPKVPLQDGQGKRRCTRPLSQDRGGLPSPCHTHPSLAQDEEPGRSRRGAWEQVEVGLRSELALSRQESRDLQERLMVSEATVQAQAEQLKDYRELLTETSVEQASKQVQVDLQDLGYETCGRSENEAEREDTSSPEFDDLEMCTSLSGQQVHGARWWGKGDPGTGQEDEDVEALRRHVRDLRAQLSRSTKAVRNLQARVRSLSATSDYASSLERPRKVNWSFQPSPAHSAAEEDEGWQSDGPGHAPEPRPNRALRELVSRVASLEAQLKSSKLEGKSVAEDPKSATWPGKYNTLIQAQARELSHLRQAMREGRGVCHILSQHLGDTTKAFEELLRANDIDYYMGQSFRQQLAQSIALAQRVGTKISGWDRSELPDDKMGHELLALRLSKELQQKDKIIESLHTKLQQHADTPSSGHALSESTDQSDRTSFVSDEQGSTNEDLELCSDMEGPSEYVPEERSARAGHMQITGLYSGPVSSSLPVPLTRYCPDLTPFDPRSPLVGPGGFSLGDIHQELEILQKELGESFSVPHMKALSDLPPDAHSYPELSSYLPLSHQAFRQPQLTSTDRSATLKGDVDVLENSALWEAPHASLPVKAGTYGTISSGSSGYRSGTNYTGTDLIEEHLREIRGLRQQLEDSVRTNERLRQQLEDRLASVGRNSGAPTNIYIQGLESLSQLTNENRALKEEVLALQARLQASRDSCKEVEHLQEEVLMGRAQLKEVELEVEEWREEVRRLQAHGCQQGQEIQQLKQERQTSQEHNNRLHHEVNLLQQQLSESRRLLHSLQCELQVYDRMCRSGKNPYSGYGGELTYPGTPSSQELGELLVEVRGLRAQLERSVQENGALRAQLEQQLGGAVVVARGDRRPHTIPVSPQRDGVYKRQLFHDPAPSPPVRDTGLFNSASPYASLTGLEDPQLTANDALDPHADLEGEAPDGSFANKNGRHAVGHVDDFTALRQQVLEGKALVHKMKGALLDLDPSEVPDYGGVTDLLADAKTLQQILEEAASLLKMFWRAALPDSERLAQHVQKEQALQKEVHNLKLQVTKQDEVLQGTVERLRSTNRTKEGMERFIISQLSRTRDVLKKARSNLQKNEFKISSLSSSSSSTSPYPAKAEVLRGAGDQPPDWGIMSPRSRLPGGGATSQRPARKRGGQRLLQVATN; via the exons ATGAAGGAGACGTGCAGGATCTGCGCCCGCGAGCTGCTGGGTAATCAGCGGCGCTGGATCTTCCACCCGGCCTCCAAGCTTGACCTGCGGGCACTGCTGTCCTACGCATTGGGCCACCAGCTGACCCGCGACGGCCGGGGCGAGTTTGCCTGCAGCAAGTGCGTGTTCATGCTGACCCGCATGTACCGCTTCGACACGGTCATCGCCCGCGTGGAGGCCCTGTCCATCGGCCAACTCTGGAGGCTGCTCCTGGAGAAGGACCGGCTGCGGCAGTGCATCAGGGGGCTGTACCGCCGAAGCAACAGCGACGAGCCAGGAGAGGCGCCCGAGATAAGGATTGACGGCAAGGCGGACAACTTCATCCCGCCTGATGCCAACTATAGCACCCTACTCCAGAGGGACTGTGCCTACTGCGTGTACGAGTCCTGGGCGGAACTGGAGGACCAGACGCTGGagtgcaccccctccctcctctgccaCCACCCGTGCCTTTTGCGGGTCTCTGCCCAGCACAGTAGGAGGTGCCGGAGGTGCACCCCCCTGCGTGTGGCCGACTCGGACTATGAGGCGGTGTGCAAGGTCCCCCGTAAGGTCGCCCGGAGCGTCTCCTGTGGGCCCGCCAGGTACTCATCCAGCAGCCCAGGAAGCCACTGCGGAGAGGCGCCCATCGCCGCGGCAACAATACCTACGGGCTCCCCAACACCTTGCCCCGGGTCAGCTTTGGAGTCCCTGGACATGGGCGTTGATGATTCCAGGGAGGCCCAGTGCTGGGACTCCCCAACTGAGGAGCATGCGGACCTGGCGTTGGCCCAACGTGTGGCCAGGGAGTGTGCCTACAGGCCTGTACCCCGCCTGCCAGGCAGCCGGCTGCCCATCCTCGGCAAACCGGGCTCCCCTGGCACTGGGGAAAGAGCAACCATGTCAAACCCACACTTTGGGACCTCCAACGTCCAGGGACCGTACAAATTCCCCTCTCGGGTGGATCCAGCTAGCGACCTGGAGCTGCCAGATCTGGAGGAGCTCTGGCATGATGCCCATGCGGAGTACCTGCCGTTCCACTTCCGGCAG AACCTGATTGAagagcagcaggcccagctgaaCCAGTATGAATGCGCGGCGGGCCAATGCGTCAGTGAGCTGCAGAAGGCCCAGCTGCAGGTGCAGTCCCTGCAGGCCAAGATCCATGAGAGTGAGACCAACAACGAG aagctgcAGGAGAAGCTGTGCGAGATGGAGTCAGAGCTGCGCTCCATCAGGCAGGCCGCGCAGTGTCAGGAGCGCACCATCCAGGGACTGAGCGAGTCCGTCTCCACCAAAGACAGCGAG GCGGAGGAGCTGTACCGTGTCATCGAGGGACAGAATGACACGCTGTGCAAACTGCGCGAGATGGCCCAgtgcagccagctgcagcagctgcag GCGTTGGAGATGGGGCAGGAGGCAGGGCAGAACCCGGCTTTTGGGGCAGAGTTCCTGGCTCTGCAGAACTCCCTCTTCTCCAcccagctggagctggagggcAGCCAGCGGGCCCGGCGGCAGATGGAGAGGCAGGCGGCTGACCACATCCGTGCTCGCGACCGCCTCCACGCCgacctgcaggaggcgctgcaAAGCCTGGAGAAAACGGAGAAGCACAACCAG gagATGCGCTGTGCTCTTCAGCAGGCTCGCTGTGAGCTGCAGGTAAACGAGGGGCAggtgaaagagaaggagggagagagacaaatggaggtggaggagagagagaagaccaTCAGACAGCTAAGAATCTCCCTGAAGGACAAAGAACGCCTGCTGGAG GAATATTCAGAACTCATGGACCATTCGCGAGACCCCAGTGAGTCCAGGGACACCCTTCTGGACAAGCTGAGGAAGCGCATCAAAGAAAGGGATAAAGCTCTGGAG tgCTCCATCGATGACAAGTTCCACTgtctggaggagaaggaggaggaggtgcggcaGCTACAGCTCACCCTCAGGGACAAGGAGAGAGACATGGACAGACTGCGCTGTGTCCTGACCAACAACGAGGATACCATCACT AGCCTGGACAGGATGGTGCAAGGAAAGGatctggagctggagcaggtgtCAGAGGCCTACAGGAAACTGCAGTggctgaaacaggaagcagaggagcGTCATGGGCGGAGCCTCCAAGAGCGGGACGCCATAATTGGCCAGCTGCAGAACTCTCTCCAGATGCGCACCAAGGAAGTTGAG gAGCTGACTGCATCGCTGGTCAGTAAGGTCTCAGCAGACTCCAGCGAGGTGGTGGAGAAGCTGAGGCTGCATCTCCAGCTGAAGGAGCATCTTTTCAAGGAGGTTCTGTCTGACCGGGCCCAGCAGGCCCAGGAGCACAGCACCGAGGTCCAGGAACTGCTCAGCACCATCAGCGCCAGAGACCAGTACATAAAG GAGTCAGCGGGTCGGCTCAGGCAAGCGATCGGCGAGCGGATGGGCGAGCTGCAGGAGGTGCGCAGTCAGCTGATCGCCcgggagagggaggtgagagagCTGAACCTTGAGAGGGAACGGCAGGACCGAGAGCCACACCTCGAGCTGGAACATCTGCAGAGCCAGCTGCGTGAGAAAGAGGCgctcatacag AACCTGGTGGAAGGCCGGGAGGAGCCCATGGTCATCACCACGCAAGGAGAGACAGCGCAGG GATCATGTGACGCCACCACCAGGAGGCAGGAGGTGGAGGCGgtagaggaggagctgaagctggtgttgaagaaggagaaggaggctCAG CTGGAAGTCTCCACCCTGCGCTCCGCCCTGaccagccaggaggaggaggtgtgctCCCTGTCCGGTCAGGTGGAGGCACTCACTGCAAGCATCCATGCCAAAGAGGATCTCATCAAG GACATGCAAAGGCATCTGGTGGAGCCCTCTGACTTGCCATTGGTAGAGGAGCTGACCAATGAGCTACAGGCACTCAGAGAGGACAGAGCTCAGCAAGACTCCACCAGCACTGACCGCCAG CAGCATCTTCTGGACCAGCTCATACTGGAGTACGGCAGCCTGAACGCAGCCCTGAGGACCGAGATGAAGTTGTATCACAGCCTGACTCAGACACACGGCCAAGGAGAGGG GTCTTGGAAGACCCTGCAGACGGAGTTGAACAGCGTTCAGGCACTGAGAGGACAGCTCGAGGAGGTCCTAGCAAGGACCCGAAATGCCGCCCTGGCAGGGGAAGCAGCGGCGAACCCACAGCCCGATTTTGGAG AGCTCAGTACAGacgaggaaggggaggaggaggaagaggaggaggaggaggaggaggaggaggaagaagaagatggCAGCAGTGAATTCACAGACAGCATTGAGGAAGAAGACAGCAAACTGACAGCTCGAACCCTGGCCACTACAATG GATTCTGGGGTTGTCTGCAAGCAGGAGGACCCACGCCAAGGTCCGGAGAAGAGGATGCTATCCCAGAGTGCAGCAGTggatgggcggggcctggctgAGTGGCGGGTGGAggtgcagcagctgctggagcaGAAGAGGGCAGTGGAGCGGGAGCTGGGGGAGCTGAAGGCACAGCTGGAGAAGGCCGGCTTCGCCTCCCTGTCCCAGATGAG GACCTCACTCCTGAACATGCAGCTGGAGAACAGCGAGCTGAAAAAGGCAGCGGGTCATGTGACGTGCAGAGGGTGGGAGCAAGGTGTGACGGGTGGACTGAGCAGTGTCAGCAGTGGGGGTGTAACCACGGTGACGGGGAAGGACAACGGCATCCCGGGACCAGAGCCCACGGGGGCTGgtgaggaggcggggccggctCAGGGCAAACGTGGAGCCCCAAAAGTTCCGCTGCAGGACGGGCAGGGGAAGAGGAGGTGCACCCGGCCTCTGTCTCAGGACCGGGGGGGTCTGCCATCCCCTTGTCACACACATCCCTCACTTGCACAG GACGAGGAGCCTGGTAGGAGCAGGCGCGGGGCGtgggagcaggtggaggtggggctTCGGTCGGAGCTGGCTCTGAGCAGGCAGGAGAGCCGGGATCTGCAGGAGAGGCTGATGGTGTCAGAGGCCACAGTTCAGGCCCAGGCGGAGCAGCTGAAGGACTACAGAGAGCTTCTGA CTGAGACGTCAGTGGAGCAGGCCAGTAAGCAGGTTCAAGTGGACCTGCAGGATCTGGGATACGAGACCTGTGGCCGCAGTGAGAACGAGGCGGAGAGAGAAGACACCAGCAGCCCAG AGTTTGACGACCTGGAGATGTGCACCAGCCTGTCGGGGCAGCAGGTGCACGGGGCGCgatggtgggggaagggggaccCCGGCACGGGGCAGGAGGACGAGGACGTGGAGGCGCTCCGGAGACACGTCCGCGACCTGCGCGCCCAGCTCTCCCGCTCCACCAAGGCCGTGCGCAACCTGCAGGCGCGCGTGCGCTCGCTCTCCGCCACCAGCGACTACGCCTCCAGCCTGGAGCGCCCGCGCAAGGTCAACTGGAGCTTCCAGCCGTCGCCCGCCCACAGCGCCGCCGAAGAGGACGAGGGCTGGCAGTCGGACGGCCCGGGCCACGCCCCCGAACCGCGCCCCAACCGGGCCCTCAGGGAGCTGGTGTCCCGCGTGGCCTCTCTGGAGGCCCAGCTGAAGAGCTCCAAGCTGGAGGGCAAGAGCGTTGCAGAGGACCCCAAATCCGCCACCTGGCCAGG GAAGTACAACACGCTGATCCAGGCGCAGGCCCGCGAGCTGTCTCACCTGCGGCAGGCGATGCGGGAGGGCCGGGGCGTGTGCCACATCCTGTCCCAGCACCTGGGCGACACCACCAAGGCCTTCGAGGAGCTGCTGCGCGCCAACGACATCGACTACTACATGGGCCAGAGCTTCCGGCAGCAGCTGGCGCAGAGCATCGCGCTGGCACAGCGCGTTGGCACCAAGATCAGCGGAT GGGATCGCTCAGAACTCCCTGATGACAAAATGGGCCATGAGCTGCTTGCGCTGCG ACTGAGTAAGGAGCTCCAGCAGAAGGACAAGATCATCGAGTCCCTTCACACCAAGCTTCAGCAGCACGCAGATACGCCCTCCAGTGGTCACGCCCTGTCCGAATccactgaccaatcagacaGAACCTCCTTCGTGTCAGACGAGCAGGGCTCCACCAATGAGGACCTGGAGCTATGCTCAGACATGGAGGGCCCCAGCGAGTATGTGCCGGAGGAACGGAGTGCGCGAGCAGGGCACATGCAGATCACAG gCCTGTATTCTGGGCCCGTGTCCAGCTCTCTCCCCGTCCCCCTGACCCGCTACTGCCCTGACCTCACACCCTTTGACCCCCGCTCTCCCCTCGTGGGACCCGGGGGATTCTCCCTGGGCGACATTCACCAGGAGCTTGAGATACTGCAGAAAGAGCTGGGAGAAA GTTTCAGTGTGCCTCATATGAAGGCGCTCTCGGACTTACCCCCAGATGCCCACTCCTACCCTGAGCTCTCCAGCTACCTACCTCTATCCCATCAGGCCTTTCGCCAGCCCCAGCTCACCAGCACTGACAGGAGCGCCACCTTGAAGGGGGACGtggatgtgctggagaacagtgcattgtgggaagcgCCCCATGCCAGTCTGCCAGTGAAGGCTGGTACTTATGGCACAATCTCCTCTGGATCATCTGGCTATCGGTCTGGTACCAATTACACAG GTACTGACCTAATCGAGGAACACCTGAGGGAGATTCGGGGACTGCGGCAGCAGTTGGAGGACTCTGTTCGCACCAACGAGCGACTGAGACAGCAGCTGGAAGACAGGCTGGCCTCAGTGGGCCGAAACAGCG GAGCACCCACAAATATCTACATCCAAGGGCTGGAGTCTCTCAGCCAGCTGACCAATGAGAATCGAGCCCTGAAGGAGGAGGTTCTGGCTCTTCAGGCCCGGCTGCAGGCTAGCAGAG ATAGCTGCAAGGAGGTGGAGCACCTTCAGGAGGAGGTGCTGATGGGGCGGGCACAGCTGAAGGAGGTGGAGTtggaggtggaggagtggaGGGAGGAGGTCAGGAGGCTGCAGGCACATGGCTGCCAGCAGGGCCAGGAGATCcagcagctgaagcaggaaCGGCAGACCAGCCAGGAGCACAACAACCG gctcCACCATGAGGTgaacctgctgcagcagcagctatCGGAGAGCCGCAGGCTCCTGCACTCACTGCAGTGCGAGCTGCAGGTGTACGACCGCATGTGCAGGAGCGGCAAGAACCCCTACTCAG GGTACGGGGGTGAGCTGACGTACCCAGGGACACCGTCGTCCCAGGAGCTGGGGGAGCTGCTGGTGGAGGTCCGCGGCCTCCGGGCGCAGCTGGAGCGCAGCGTGCAGGAGAACGGCGCCCTGCGcgcgcagctggagcagcagctggGCGGGGCCGTCGTCGTCGCCCGCGGCGACCGTCGGCCCCACACCATCCCGGTCAGCCCCCAGCGGGACGGCGTCTACAAGAGGCAGCTGTTCCATG ACCCCGCGCCCTCTCCGCCTGTCAGAGACACAGGGCTGTTTAACAGTGCGTCCCCCTACGCCTCACTCACAGGCCTGGAGGACCCCCAACTCACTGCCAACG ACGCACTGGACCCACACGCGGACCTGGAAGGGGAGGCGCCGGACGGTTCCTTCGCCAACAAGAACGGGCGGCATGCCGTGGGGCACGTGGACGACTTCACCGCCCTCCGgcagcaggtcctggagggGAAGGCGCTGGTGCACAAGATGAAGGGGGCACTGCTGGATCTGGACCCCAGTGAG GTTCCGGACTACGGTGGCGTGACGGACCTCCTGGCCGATGCCAAGACCCTGCAGCAGATCCTGGAGGAGGCCGCCTCTCTCCTGAAGATGTTCTGGAGGGCGGCGCTGCCCGATAGCGAGAGGCTCGCCCAGCACGTCCAAAAG GAGCAGGCCCTGCAGAAGGAGGTGCACAACCTGAAGCTGCAGGTCACAAAGCAGGACGAGGTGCTGCAAGGCACTGTGGAGAGGCTCAGGAGCACCAACCGCACCAAGGAGGGCATGGAGCGCTTTATCATCAGCCAAC tgtcCAGGACACGTGACGTCCTGAAAAAAGCACGATCAAATCTGCAG AAGAATGAGTTCAAGATTTCCTCCTTAagttcctcttcttcctctacCTCCCCCTACCCTGCTAAAG